One window from the genome of Alkalihalobacillus sp. LMS6 encodes:
- a CDS encoding acyl-CoA thioester hydrolase/BAAT C-terminal domain-containing protein gives MGKIHIKAGDSVSLVTEAIQWSVFELEAAQLYELVLERQVVQGRNPYTLQAKALFRADENGQIQPAEVAPLKGSYSEADSMGLFWSMGKKDTEAKAPPLDHANKVDPRCYTLTLVQAGVRLDSVLLQRHWYPEQIKRQPVHDAGLIGTYFFEEGISKPTIIVVGGSEGGVYEYAAAALASEGFHTFALGYFGVEGKPNRLEGIDLSIVDQAVKWINQREETTEKIGIHGTSRGGEFALWSSVYVDDVAACVALNGMRYSMSAIVPWSSDECLPPAWLYNGQTLPYLTPKNPVETALLCKRLFSEGKNPFKIWYDALYEHSYAYPQAKIPIERTNKPTLLLAGRDDGMFSAEQMNDVEQKSHIHQQLFAEAGHEMGIPYLPISATVFQGGRRRETAKASIASWKTTVQFFHTHLKNEP, from the coding sequence ATGGGGAAAATACACATTAAAGCAGGTGACTCCGTTTCGCTTGTGACGGAAGCAATCCAGTGGAGCGTTTTCGAATTGGAAGCAGCTCAATTATATGAACTTGTGCTAGAAAGACAAGTCGTACAGGGGAGAAATCCATACACGCTTCAAGCAAAAGCGCTTTTCCGTGCGGATGAAAATGGGCAAATTCAACCAGCTGAAGTGGCGCCATTAAAGGGAAGCTATTCAGAAGCTGATTCAATGGGTCTGTTTTGGTCAATGGGAAAAAAAGACACAGAAGCAAAAGCGCCGCCCCTCGATCATGCAAATAAAGTTGATCCGCGCTGTTATACGCTGACGTTAGTTCAAGCAGGAGTAAGACTTGATTCGGTCTTACTCCAACGTCATTGGTATCCAGAACAGATTAAACGACAACCGGTTCATGATGCTGGTCTGATCGGAACGTATTTTTTTGAAGAAGGCATCAGCAAACCAACTATTATTGTGGTTGGCGGGTCAGAGGGCGGTGTGTACGAATATGCTGCAGCTGCCCTTGCTTCAGAAGGATTTCATACATTTGCCCTCGGTTATTTTGGTGTGGAAGGTAAACCAAATCGGCTTGAAGGGATCGACCTTTCTATTGTGGACCAGGCAGTGAAATGGATAAATCAGAGGGAAGAAACGACCGAGAAGATCGGCATACATGGAACCTCCCGTGGAGGCGAATTCGCGCTTTGGTCCAGTGTTTATGTAGACGACGTTGCAGCGTGTGTAGCGTTAAATGGGATGAGGTATTCCATGTCGGCTATTGTGCCATGGTCTTCTGATGAGTGCCTGCCACCAGCATGGCTTTACAACGGTCAAACGCTTCCTTATTTAACACCAAAAAATCCAGTTGAAACAGCGTTATTGTGCAAACGGCTTTTTTCTGAAGGGAAAAATCCTTTTAAAATTTGGTACGACGCGCTTTACGAGCATTCATATGCGTACCCTCAGGCGAAAATACCGATCGAACGCACAAACAAGCCAACACTACTGTTAGCTGGAAGAGACGATGGAATGTTTTCGGCTGAACAAATGAATGATGTAGAACAAAAATCGCATATTCACCAACAGCTCTTTGCTGAAGCTGGTCACGAAATGGGTATTCCGTATCTACCTATTTCCGCTACAGTGTTTCAAGGTGGTAGAAGAAGAGAAACGGCAAAAGCGAGTATCGCGTCATGGAAAACAACCGTGCAATTTTTTCATACACATTTAAAAAATGAACCGTAA
- a CDS encoding MFS transporter, with translation MRSKPFFLLMIGQGNNSAVMVLYIVALMHIIYQQSGSAFVMSMVPVVITFTRFFSGLLAPVLFTYFSLPRILFYAQGIKVILFICLFVVIFFMPGAAVFFVVSMIALLDGVADPASQSLLPRIVAKTELIKANSTASVIFETVGVGCWAIGGVLLVFVGAEGLLLFVISFSTIATVAFWLMRHEVPSLFETNDPHWKKSMLVGWNVVLQTKWLKQVMLTTSLDAVAGVVWMAAAVYLFVEEVLQVSEAWWGWINASFFIGLIVTGFFLYKRAHMFEKQTSRLLQIGFAGGAVVTAFFALNMIPVVALVLSIGVGMFEQVRGVGLNTILQQHIEAKKLPYVYAVQASLSTLSFGMGALLVGVVAEAFDIRIVYGLSALFLLLCFFSWMKIKVK, from the coding sequence TTGCGCTCAAAACCTTTTTTCCTATTAATGATCGGTCAAGGCAACAACAGTGCTGTGATGGTGCTGTATATTGTTGCGTTGATGCACATCATTTATCAACAATCGGGATCTGCGTTTGTAATGAGCATGGTTCCAGTTGTTATTACTTTTACTCGCTTTTTTTCTGGCTTACTCGCGCCTGTGCTGTTTACCTACTTTTCTCTCCCTCGCATCCTTTTTTACGCACAAGGTATAAAAGTTATCCTTTTTATTTGTTTATTTGTGGTGATCTTCTTTATGCCCGGTGCAGCAGTCTTTTTTGTGGTCAGCATGATTGCGTTATTAGATGGCGTCGCTGATCCGGCGAGTCAGTCGCTTTTACCACGTATTGTGGCCAAAACGGAGCTAATTAAGGCGAATAGTACAGCTTCTGTTATTTTTGAGACTGTTGGAGTAGGGTGTTGGGCGATTGGAGGGGTGCTGCTTGTCTTTGTAGGGGCAGAAGGCTTACTGCTTTTTGTAATCAGTTTTTCTACGATTGCGACTGTGGCGTTTTGGCTTATGCGTCATGAAGTGCCAAGTCTATTTGAAACGAACGATCCTCATTGGAAAAAATCGATGTTGGTTGGATGGAACGTCGTACTGCAGACAAAGTGGTTAAAACAAGTCATGCTTACGACGAGTCTCGATGCGGTCGCTGGTGTAGTCTGGATGGCTGCTGCTGTCTATCTATTTGTTGAAGAAGTGTTACAAGTATCCGAGGCTTGGTGGGGATGGATCAATGCTAGTTTCTTTATTGGTCTGATTGTGACCGGGTTCTTTCTTTATAAACGAGCTCATATGTTCGAGAAACAGACGTCGCGGCTGCTGCAAATTGGATTTGCTGGAGGCGCAGTTGTAACCGCGTTTTTTGCACTGAACATGATTCCAGTTGTTGCCCTCGTATTATCGATCGGAGTCGGGATGTTTGAACAGGTAAGAGGTGTAGGATTAAATACCATTCTCCAACAGCACATAGAAGCGAAAAAGCTCCCTTACGTCTATGCAGTCCAAGCTTCACTTTCCACATTATCATTTGGAATGGGAGCGCTACTCGTTGGCGTTGTTGCGGAGGCGTTTGATATAAGAATTGTTTATGGGTTATCTGCGCTATTCCTACTGCTCTGTTTCTTTTCATGGATGAAGATAAAAGTGAAATAA
- a CDS encoding KOW motif-containing protein, translating to MPEEAKVENLRRVVVTQGEFKNKKARVINIYDNTISVEFDDYTGREDETQRTVIKHEEYEKIEEE from the coding sequence ATGCCAGAAGAAGCAAAAGTAGAAAATTTACGACGTGTCGTTGTTACACAAGGAGAATTTAAAAATAAAAAAGCACGCGTCATTAACATATATGACAATACCATCTCGGTAGAGTTTGACGATTATACTGGTCGCGAAGATGAAACACAGCGCACCGTCATCAAGCATGAAGAATACGAAAAAATTGAAGAAGAATAA
- a CDS encoding helix-turn-helix transcriptional regulator, with amino-acid sequence MKSHIKEKRKTLHLTQEDMAKRLHVSRQTIISLENGRYNPSLILAHKIAQLFDCSIEEIFIFEGDENLE; translated from the coding sequence ATGAAATCACACATAAAAGAAAAACGAAAAACATTACATTTAACACAAGAAGACATGGCGAAGCGATTACATGTTTCAAGACAAACCATCATTTCATTGGAAAATGGACGGTACAACCCATCTTTGATTTTAGCTCATAAGATTGCACAACTATTCGATTGTTCAATTGAAGAAATTTTTATTTTTGAGGGAGATGAGAATCTTGAGTAA
- a CDS encoding MarR family winged helix-turn-helix transcriptional regulator: MFESFDESIGFMTAQTHRTMFRAFTAYLKTYGITPEQWTVIKRLHSHGDLPQKELAAVSEKDKATLTRIVDLLERKTIIVKRNNPEDKRSHYVSLTERGSTLYERILPGTEAFYQDIVADISESDLQTYVQTLKKIRQKSLQYLE; the protein is encoded by the coding sequence GTGTTTGAATCGTTTGATGAGTCAATTGGGTTTATGACCGCACAGACGCACCGAACCATGTTTCGCGCGTTTACAGCCTATTTAAAAACATACGGAATTACGCCTGAACAATGGACTGTCATAAAGCGCCTCCATTCACATGGAGATCTCCCCCAAAAGGAATTAGCCGCTGTTTCTGAAAAAGATAAAGCCACGCTAACTCGTATCGTTGATCTATTAGAACGTAAGACCATAATCGTCAAAAGAAACAATCCTGAAGACAAACGCTCCCACTATGTGAGTCTGACCGAACGAGGTTCTACCTTATATGAACGCATTCTTCCAGGTACAGAAGCATTTTACCAAGACATCGTGGCCGACATTAGCGAGTCTGATCTTCAGACGTATGTGCAAACCTTAAAGAAAATTCGGCAAAAAAGCCTCCAATACTTAGAATAA
- a CDS encoding YitT family protein — MQSFNRYALFSFGLFFMGIGIALTTRSELGTSPISSVPYVLSLSLPLSIGTFTFLLLAFFVLVQKVILGSTFPPLHYLQLLIAPLLGLFIDFGMFITAFIHPSFYLEKLSLVIIGCLFLALGVTLQIEAKTIMNAGEAIVKVLADRLNKPFSSVKVSFDWGLVGVGILLSFISFGGLVGIREGTILSAFLVGFFIKLLRKGLFAGKSRKKATNPSN, encoded by the coding sequence TTGCAGTCATTCAACCGATACGCTCTTTTTTCGTTCGGTCTATTTTTTATGGGCATAGGCATTGCCCTCACCACACGATCGGAATTAGGGACATCACCAATATCAAGCGTTCCATACGTATTAAGTTTGTCGTTGCCTTTATCAATTGGTACGTTCACATTTCTCCTACTCGCTTTTTTTGTGCTTGTACAGAAAGTAATTTTGGGCTCGACGTTTCCACCTTTACACTATTTACAACTTTTAATTGCGCCGCTCCTTGGCCTCTTTATTGATTTCGGGATGTTCATAACAGCATTTATCCACCCATCTTTTTACCTAGAAAAGCTAAGTCTCGTAATCATTGGTTGCCTCTTCCTCGCTTTAGGAGTAACGTTACAAATTGAAGCAAAAACAATTATGAATGCAGGCGAAGCCATTGTTAAAGTGCTAGCGGATCGCTTAAATAAACCATTTAGTTCCGTTAAAGTTTCGTTTGATTGGGGGCTTGTCGGTGTTGGCATCCTCTTGTCGTTTATTTCTTTCGGTGGACTTGTTGGCATTCGTGAAGGAACAATCCTTTCAGCCTTTCTTGTAGGGTTCTTCATTAAGCTTTTAAGGAAAGGTCTTTTTGCAGGAAAGAGTAGAAAAAAAGCTACAAACCCGAGTAACTAA
- a CDS encoding TetR/AcrR family transcriptional regulator, translating into MHTKERIKKESLELFASLGYEGTSMANIAENVGIKKPSLYAHYKNKESLFLDLVMDMSMDYVKFIEESLDQGNVGIEKQLYKAFLTYVHDWTQDDAGNQFYSRFLQYPPQPLAKQLTDTLGDTERKVRSLLTELMKDGQKKGNLTNELEAETMAYTYFALIEGLVTEVVFYAPEDIMKQAKKSWEVYWRGIKA; encoded by the coding sequence ATGCATACTAAAGAAAGAATTAAAAAAGAGAGTTTAGAACTTTTTGCGTCATTAGGATATGAAGGCACGTCGATGGCGAACATCGCTGAGAATGTTGGGATTAAGAAACCCTCGCTATATGCGCATTATAAAAACAAAGAATCACTGTTCTTGGATTTGGTGATGGACATGTCAATGGATTACGTCAAGTTTATTGAGGAATCCCTCGACCAAGGGAACGTAGGAATTGAAAAGCAGCTCTACAAAGCTTTTCTAACGTATGTTCATGACTGGACCCAAGATGACGCAGGAAACCAATTTTACAGTCGTTTCCTACAATATCCACCTCAACCGCTGGCAAAGCAGTTAACTGATACGTTAGGAGATACAGAGCGTAAGGTACGAAGCCTTTTAACTGAATTAATGAAAGACGGGCAAAAAAAAGGGAACCTGACGAATGAACTAGAAGCAGAGACTATGGCCTACACGTACTTTGCGCTTATTGAAGGGCTCGTCACAGAAGTTGTGTTTTACGCACCTGAAGACATTATGAAACAAGCAAAGAAATCTTGGGAAGTGTATTGGCGCGGAATTAAAGCATGA